A region from the Caldicellulosiruptor naganoensis genome encodes:
- a CDS encoding glycosyltransferase family 4 protein → MKVLFVTPPLAFQNIGGGEIQMLKTKKYLEKLFKLEIAIFDVVNTKLADYDIIHFFGSEYILFPLVNAAKSLKKKVVISPIFFDNKHYLSYKIATFIGKRLPFRSAILDRLELLKLADCLLPNSFLEADYLRKTFNVLPEKIHVIPNGIDVEEITGYLNTITPEDEEDFKKEYNINTPYFLYVARFDKRKNQLNLIKAFNKLIARENNIKLILIGSPNLDEIEYYDQCKREALKSKGKIIFLPALKHSDKKLWIAYKCATAHIMPSLFETPGLASLEAAFCGCRLIVTTGGATREYFKDNALYVNPNDIDDISEKMLAILKDTKNRELHRKSEMFKQEILKIYNWKKIAESTYKIYEMIGGVQ, encoded by the coding sequence GTGAAAGTATTATTTGTTACTCCACCTTTAGCTTTTCAAAATATAGGTGGAGGAGAAATTCAGATGTTGAAAACAAAAAAGTATCTTGAGAAGTTATTCAAGTTGGAAATAGCAATATTTGATGTTGTAAACACAAAACTTGCTGATTATGACATAATTCATTTTTTTGGCTCAGAATACATTCTTTTTCCTCTTGTGAATGCAGCTAAGAGTTTAAAAAAAAAGGTAGTAATATCGCCTATTTTCTTTGACAATAAGCATTATCTTTCCTATAAAATAGCGACTTTTATTGGTAAAAGGTTACCATTTAGAAGTGCTATATTGGATAGATTAGAACTTCTAAAGCTTGCTGATTGTTTATTGCCAAATTCCTTTTTAGAAGCTGATTATTTGAGAAAGACTTTTAATGTTCTTCCTGAAAAAATTCATGTAATACCAAATGGAATAGACGTTGAAGAAATAACTGGTTATTTAAATACCATAACGCCAGAAGATGAGGAGGATTTCAAGAAAGAATATAATATTAATACGCCTTACTTTCTTTATGTTGCAAGATTTGATAAAAGAAAAAATCAATTAAATCTTATAAAAGCATTTAATAAATTGATAGCTCGGGAAAACAATATAAAACTTATTTTGATAGGATCACCAAATCTTGATGAGATAGAATATTATGACCAATGCAAAAGAGAAGCTTTAAAAAGTAAGGGAAAGATAATTTTTCTACCTGCTTTAAAACATAGTGATAAGAAATTATGGATTGCTTATAAATGTGCTACTGCTCACATAATGCCAAGTTTATTTGAAACACCAGGTTTGGCTTCGTTAGAAGCTGCTTTTTGTGGCTGTAGACTGATTGTTACAACTGGTGGTGCTACACGAGAATATTTTAAAGATAATGCGCTATATGTAAATCCTAATGATATTGATGATATTAGTGAAAAAATGTTGGCAATTTTAAAAGATACAAAAAATAGGGAATTACACAGAAAGTCGGAAATGTTTAAACAAGAGATTTTGAAAATTTATAATTGGAAAAAGATTGCTGAAAGTACATACAAAATATATGAAATGATTGGAGGAGTTCAATGA
- a CDS encoding glycosyltransferase family 4 protein gives MLCVVDCRCINLEKNHGISRYTYEIIKNAPKNIKQNLILIADIRNFDVLTKAFEEVMEIVKIKSSFLSPYENIEIPNVLKEIRKRTKEEIAYFSPSFSSPPIIDKRIKKYITIHDLMHLDFYSSLKNKVYYSTLVKYYINTAVYVFTVSNYSKEKIINYYGNSEKIKVIYPGIDVNTFRKLKDEEIERLKDVYSYLPEKFFLFIGNNKKHKNFSYAYELYKCLKRFYPGHKLISNVWDNESDKDIIRLEKLDDNLLCFLYNRCEAFLYPSLYEGFGLPPLEALACGAKVIASKCASLPEVLGEHAIYIDVLKSAEENAFEVVEKLTKLKPEFEVISQYISKYNWRDLSRKIFDFIFS, from the coding sequence ATGTTATGTGTGGTTGATTGTCGGTGCATTAATTTAGAAAAAAATCACGGTATAAGTAGATATACTTATGAGATTATTAAAAATGCTCCGAAGAACATCAAGCAGAATCTAATACTTATTGCTGATATAAGAAACTTTGATGTATTGACTAAAGCATTTGAGGAAGTGATGGAAATTGTGAAAATTAAATCGTCTTTTTTATCTCCGTATGAAAACATAGAAATTCCAAATGTTTTAAAAGAAATTCGAAAGAGGACAAAAGAAGAGATAGCTTATTTTTCGCCTTCATTTTCATCACCGCCAATAATAGATAAAAGGATTAAAAAGTATATAACTATCCATGATTTAATGCACTTGGACTTTTACTCAAGTTTAAAGAACAAAGTATATTATTCAACATTGGTAAAGTATTATATTAACACAGCTGTTTACGTATTTACTGTTTCGAACTATTCTAAAGAGAAAATAATTAATTACTATGGCAATTCAGAAAAGATAAAGGTAATATATCCTGGAATTGATGTGAATACTTTTAGGAAACTGAAAGATGAAGAAATTGAACGTCTTAAAGATGTGTACTCTTATCTACCTGAGAAATTTTTCTTGTTTATAGGAAATAACAAAAAGCACAAGAATTTTTCATATGCTTATGAGCTTTACAAGTGTTTAAAGAGATTTTATCCAGGACATAAACTTATATCGAATGTTTGGGATAATGAAAGTGACAAAGACATTATTAGATTAGAAAAGCTTGATGACAATTTACTCTGTTTTTTGTATAACAGGTGCGAAGCATTTTTATATCCTTCCTTATATGAGGGCTTTGGGTTGCCACCTTTAGAAGCCTTAGCATGTGGAGCAAAAGTTATAGCTTCGAAATGTGCGTCTTTACCAGAGGTTTTGGGTGAACATGCAATTTACATTGATGTATTAAAATCTGCTGAGGAAAATGCTTTTGAGGTGGTTGAAAAGCTCACCAAACTAAAACCTGAGTTTGAAGTTATTAGTCAATATATTTCCAAATATAATTGGCGGGACTTGAGCAGAAAAATATTCGATTTTATATTTTCATAA
- the thiT gene encoding energy-coupled thiamine transporter ThiT: MNLKMVEYLFNVFKDVTKLKWYTIAIVSVLFILSLFLMATYKRQNLSTKAIVYGGLSIALSFTLSFIKLYRMPQGGSITPASMLPLFVYSYIFGPAAGIIAGVAYGILQLIQESYVVHWAQLLLDYPLAFGASGLAGFFKKSLPAGIVVGGLGRFFFHFVSGFVFFASYAPKGMNPVWYSAVYNATYLGPDLIVCLIVTLIPGIKKAIEQLKKGV, from the coding sequence ATGAACTTAAAAATGGTTGAATATCTATTCAACGTCTTCAAAGATGTCACAAAGCTAAAATGGTATACAATTGCTATTGTATCTGTTTTGTTTATCTTATCTTTATTTTTGATGGCTACTTATAAACGACAGAATTTATCAACAAAGGCAATTGTTTATGGTGGACTTAGTATTGCTCTTTCATTTACACTTTCGTTTATAAAACTCTACAGAATGCCACAGGGTGGTTCAATTACACCTGCAAGCATGCTTCCACTTTTTGTATATAGCTACATCTTCGGACCTGCTGCTGGAATTATTGCAGGAGTCGCTTATGGGATCTTGCAGCTCATACAAGAGTCTTATGTTGTTCACTGGGCACAGCTTCTTTTGGACTATCCCTTGGCATTTGGAGCTTCAGGCCTTGCAGGATTTTTCAAAAAAAGCTTGCCAGCTGGGATTGTGGTTGGCGGACTTGGCAGATTTTTCTTCCACTTTGTATCAGGGTTTGTATTCTTTGCATCTTATGCACCAAAAGGAATGAACCCTGTGTGGTATTCTGCAGTCTATAACGCAACATATTTGGGTCCTGATTTGATTGTTTGTTTGATTGTAACTTTGATTCCTGGCATTAAAAAAGCTATTGAGCAGCTAAAAAAGGGTGTGTAA
- a CDS encoding adenylosuccinate synthase: MSQIRAIVGTQWGDEGKGKIVDFLAKEADVVVRAQGGSNAGHTIEAFGKIFKLHLIPSGILYKDKINIIGNGVVIDPESLIEEIESLQKEGITTENLRISDRAHLVMPYHKILDEEQEKQRGEESLGTTKRGIGPAYTDKTERTNLRVCDMLDEEEFVQKLRIVYERKNRILTQVYHKTPMKFGELLEQFMKYGEILKPYITDTIKLLNDAIKEGKKILLEGAQATMLDLDYGTYPYVTSSHPTVGGFCIGAGIAPKHIQEVIGVVKSYTTRVGKGPFPTELLDRVGDTIRERGKEYGTTTGRPRRCGWLDLVVVRYAVLINGIDKIALTKLDTLSNLPKVKVCVGYRHAGKILDLFPASLKVAMECKPIYEEFEGWSEEEIKKAKEYDQLPKSAKKYIEFIEKETGAKVYLIGTGPSREDIIIKEN; this comes from the coding sequence ATGTCACAAATCCGAGCAATAGTTGGCACCCAATGGGGTGACGAAGGCAAGGGTAAGATAGTTGACTTTTTAGCAAAAGAAGCTGACGTTGTTGTCCGTGCCCAGGGAGGAAGTAACGCTGGGCATACAATTGAAGCATTTGGCAAGATTTTTAAACTTCACTTAATACCATCAGGGATACTTTATAAAGACAAGATAAACATCATAGGAAATGGAGTTGTAATTGATCCAGAATCACTCATTGAAGAGATAGAGAGCCTGCAAAAAGAGGGTATAACAACAGAGAACCTGCGAATTAGCGACAGAGCACATTTGGTTATGCCATATCATAAGATACTTGACGAAGAGCAGGAAAAGCAAAGAGGGGAAGAGTCACTTGGTACAACGAAAAGAGGAATAGGCCCTGCTTACACTGACAAAACAGAGAGGACAAACTTAAGAGTTTGTGACATGCTTGATGAAGAAGAGTTTGTCCAAAAGCTGAGGATTGTATATGAGAGAAAAAATCGAATACTTACACAGGTGTATCACAAAACCCCTATGAAGTTTGGTGAGCTTTTGGAACAGTTTATGAAGTATGGGGAGATTCTAAAACCATATATAACAGATACAATAAAGCTTTTGAACGATGCTATAAAAGAAGGGAAAAAAATCCTGTTAGAAGGTGCACAGGCAACAATGTTAGATCTCGACTATGGCACATATCCATATGTTACATCATCACACCCGACAGTTGGCGGATTTTGTATAGGGGCTGGAATTGCACCGAAACACATCCAAGAGGTTATAGGAGTTGTTAAATCATATACAACAAGAGTTGGCAAAGGACCATTTCCCACAGAGCTTTTAGACAGAGTAGGAGATACAATTCGCGAAAGAGGCAAGGAATACGGTACCACCACTGGAAGGCCAAGAAGGTGCGGCTGGCTTGACCTTGTGGTTGTAAGATATGCAGTTTTAATTAACGGAATTGACAAGATTGCACTCACAAAGCTTGACACTCTTTCAAATCTGCCAAAAGTGAAGGTGTGTGTGGGGTACAGGCACGCTGGCAAAATCCTTGATTTGTTCCCAGCATCATTGAAGGTTGCAATGGAATGCAAACCAATTTATGAAGAATTTGAAGGCTGGAGTGAAGAAGAGATAAAAAAGGCAAAAGAGTATGATCAGCTGCCAAAAAGCGCCAAAAAGTACATTGAGTTTATAGAAAAAGAGACAGGTGCAAAGGTATACTTAATTGGAACAGGACCTTCAAGAGAAGATATAATCATAAAAGAAAATTAA
- a CDS encoding O-antigen ligase family protein, with translation MAKKEKKKQTSSFTSAQEALHLYPIRFVLLFVFSALVLMTPYYRGLYFDYELTVFQAIASAIFILFAVYLYASKKGFEVKYKLEYIFLLFMVAYIVPFFFAANRRLAIGEFLKYAFYFAIFAMAIRLATGRFEKLTILNALFISTIGVAFFGYQAAVGLIPETARPLGMAMNGLWVGNMINSTLQYHNTAGTVLAFGFIIGLLLGLYTENKFLRAFYFAASSFVLTAFFFTYSRGSYVTLPIALLVFFLLLPKEKRISFVFDLAIIGAVVLAFLNKVGAQLNPNGKEKLWLILLMQLAVVWAAAYAFSFVEKRLYVLKNEVYIISAVTIAALGIVGFIVALNMHLLPASIVEKIKSISFTERNFVERLVFYKDGLKIFLKSPIFGYGGGTWVSLYFMYQSYLYFTTQSHNYFLQVLLDTGLFGFAILMVFLYTLFSTALQAWLKKDKEKNILIAGIIAGAVQLYLHSILDFDFSLASVQVLLFASLGVLVATAQEVLQKTKEDGKLIVQRRTKVLSPALLVFYLFVMIISINFRIGNYNANIGQQALQMNNLTAAYSFLSKAVEYDSLSSSALSDYATVLYKIGDQNKDANLIAKANDYFKQAIKNDRFNAKIRFKYAVYLLSHGAIDEGLKQIEEGIKLQPLQPANYELKADAYAKVGDYYLGKGDKEKAKKYYEVVLKIPQEIERVKKEKEKMPEVVKQDPNSHKFGITDRTLQIVNEVKKKI, from the coding sequence ATGGCGAAAAAGGAAAAGAAAAAGCAAACTTCTTCTTTTACCAGTGCTCAAGAAGCTCTACATCTTTATCCCATAAGATTTGTTTTGCTTTTTGTATTTTCAGCACTTGTACTTATGACACCTTACTACAGAGGGCTTTACTTTGACTATGAACTCACTGTTTTTCAAGCAATAGCCTCTGCAATTTTCATCTTATTTGCCGTTTATCTTTATGCCTCAAAAAAAGGTTTTGAGGTCAAATACAAGCTTGAGTATATCTTTTTACTGTTTATGGTAGCATATATTGTGCCATTTTTCTTTGCAGCAAACAGAAGATTGGCAATAGGTGAGTTTTTGAAATATGCATTCTACTTTGCTATATTTGCAATGGCAATAAGGCTTGCAACTGGCAGGTTCGAAAAGCTTACTATATTAAATGCTCTTTTTATCTCAACAATTGGTGTTGCATTTTTTGGATATCAGGCAGCGGTAGGATTGATACCTGAGACTGCCCGGCCTTTAGGAATGGCAATGAATGGCCTTTGGGTAGGGAATATGATAAACTCAACCTTGCAATACCACAACACAGCAGGAACTGTGCTTGCATTTGGGTTTATAATTGGTCTTTTGCTGGGGCTATATACTGAAAATAAGTTTTTAAGAGCATTTTACTTTGCTGCCTCTTCCTTTGTGCTGACAGCCTTTTTCTTTACATACTCAAGAGGGTCCTATGTAACTTTGCCAATTGCGCTTTTGGTATTCTTTTTGCTGCTTCCAAAGGAAAAGAGGATTTCATTTGTTTTTGACCTGGCAATAATAGGTGCAGTTGTTTTGGCATTTTTGAACAAGGTAGGGGCTCAACTAAATCCAAATGGCAAAGAGAAACTATGGCTGATTTTGCTTATGCAGCTTGCAGTTGTGTGGGCAGCTGCATATGCATTTAGCTTTGTTGAAAAGAGGTTGTATGTGCTCAAAAATGAGGTTTATATCATCTCGGCGGTTACAATTGCAGCACTTGGTATAGTAGGGTTTATAGTTGCTCTAAATATGCACCTTCTTCCAGCATCAATTGTGGAGAAGATAAAATCAATCAGCTTTACAGAAAGAAACTTTGTTGAAAGGCTTGTTTTTTACAAAGATGGACTCAAAATCTTTTTGAAAAGTCCAATTTTCGGCTATGGCGGTGGAACGTGGGTATCACTTTATTTCATGTATCAGTCGTACTTATACTTCACAACACAGTCTCACAACTACTTTTTGCAGGTGCTTCTTGACACAGGGCTTTTTGGATTTGCCATTTTGATGGTGTTTTTATATACGCTCTTTTCAACTGCTTTGCAGGCATGGCTTAAAAAAGATAAGGAGAAAAATATCCTGATTGCAGGTATTATTGCGGGGGCTGTACAGCTTTATCTTCATTCAATCTTGGATTTTGACTTTTCTCTGGCGTCTGTTCAGGTTCTACTTTTTGCAAGCTTAGGTGTATTGGTTGCAACAGCACAAGAAGTGCTTCAAAAGACCAAAGAGGATGGAAAGCTAATTGTGCAAAGAAGAACAAAGGTGCTTTCCCCGGCACTTTTAGTCTTTTACCTTTTTGTGATGATTATTTCAATAAACTTTAGAATAGGAAACTACAATGCAAACATTGGTCAGCAAGCTCTACAGATGAATAACTTAACAGCTGCATACTCATTTTTATCAAAGGCAGTAGAATATGATTCACTCAGTTCTTCAGCTTTAAGTGACTATGCTACAGTGCTTTACAAAATTGGTGACCAGAACAAGGATGCAAACTTGATTGCAAAGGCAAATGATTACTTCAAACAGGCAATTAAAAACGATAGATTTAACGCTAAGATAAGATTTAAATATGCTGTGTATTTACTCTCCCACGGTGCAATAGACGAAGGGCTAAAACAGATAGAAGAGGGGATAAAACTTCAGCCTCTTCAGCCAGCAAACTATGAGCTGAAGGCTGATGCGTATGCAAAGGTTGGAGATTATTACCTGGGTAAAGGTGATAAAGAAAAGGCGAAAAAATACTATGAGGTTGTGTTAAAGATTCCGCAGGAGATTGAGAGAGTAAAAAAAGAGAAAGAAAAAATGCCTGAAGTAGTAAAGCAAGATCCGAATTCTCATAAATTTGGTATAACAGACAGGACATTACAAATAGTAAATGAAGTCAAAAAGAAAATATAA
- a CDS encoding stage II sporulation protein M — protein sequence MSFSFLVETLRKEKRLILICLGIFLLFLILGILAGIYFGDMISKYVDMYLKKMFQQILKNVDNKFELFLAILKNNMRVYLILIVAGTLTFGLVSLFILMSNGIIVGAVAALSAKHTSLGKTLLLLLPHGVIEIFAFLIGSVASAIFLENLVLEKKKEDFKIVFKRFCILSILGAVLVVVAAFIEAYVTSSFAR from the coding sequence TTGAGCTTTAGCTTTTTGGTTGAAACTTTAAGAAAAGAAAAAAGACTTATTTTAATTTGTCTTGGTATTTTTCTTCTTTTTTTGATCTTGGGTATATTGGCCGGAATATATTTTGGCGATATGATAAGCAAATATGTTGATATGTATCTTAAAAAGATGTTCCAGCAGATTTTGAAAAATGTTGATAACAAATTTGAGCTTTTCTTGGCAATACTCAAAAACAACATGAGAGTCTATCTTATTTTGATTGTTGCAGGAACGCTCACATTTGGCCTTGTTTCGCTGTTTATTTTGATGTCAAATGGAATTATTGTAGGGGCTGTGGCTGCACTTTCGGCAAAACACACCTCACTTGGAAAGACTCTGCTTTTGCTTTTGCCCCATGGAGTAATTGAGATTTTTGCATTTTTAATTGGATCTGTTGCATCCGCCATTTTTCTTGAAAATCTTGTTCTGGAAAAGAAAAAAGAAGATTTTAAGATTGTCTTCAAAAGATTTTGCATCTTGAGCATACTTGGTGCAGTTTTGGTTGTGGTTGCTGCATTCATTGAGGCGTATGTCACATCAAGCTTTGCAAGGTGA
- a CDS encoding glycosyltransferase family 4 protein, which produces MNIGVDARPLGKIKTGIGFYLYNLLKVLPEKCNDINFFLFSDKEIFLDFNYPNVITVIESDYKLLKGTLWYMRRTDYLIKKYNINVFWGTQNILPFIRNKNVKKILTVHDLVCYKYPQTMEKLNYFINKAFIPHSIKSADKIVAVSNSTKEDILSYFNVDPKKICVIYNPVIVTDMGNINEEEYLSKYNLAKNKYILYVGTIEPRKNTEILLKVCKEIYNKTGMPTVLAGKIGWKSNEIIQCIKEYSKVGCLRYLEYVSDIEKNLLMRNCFIFVFPSFYEGFGLPVVEALKNGALVLVSDTSSLKELITIDELKFDPLDCKQLSDKIINFYVDSEAYKKYRKKCNELSSKFENNHVIEKYVKLFYNLKDGAK; this is translated from the coding sequence ATGAATATTGGTGTAGATGCAAGACCATTGGGGAAGATTAAAACAGGAATAGGATTTTACCTTTATAACTTGCTAAAAGTATTACCTGAAAAATGTAATGATATTAACTTTTTCCTTTTCTCTGATAAAGAAATATTTTTAGACTTTAATTACCCGAATGTAATTACTGTTATTGAGAGTGATTATAAACTTCTCAAAGGAACTCTGTGGTATATGCGAAGAACAGATTATTTGATAAAAAAGTATAATATCAATGTATTTTGGGGAACCCAAAATATTTTGCCGTTTATAAGGAACAAAAATGTAAAAAAAATCTTGACAGTACATGATTTAGTATGTTATAAATATCCACAGACCATGGAAAAGTTAAACTATTTTATCAATAAAGCATTTATACCTCATTCAATTAAAAGCGCTGATAAGATTGTTGCTGTTTCTAATTCAACAAAAGAAGATATACTAAGTTATTTTAATGTTGATCCAAAAAAGATATGTGTTATTTATAATCCAGTGATTGTTACTGATATGGGTAATATTAATGAGGAAGAATACTTATCAAAATATAATCTTGCTAAAAATAAATACATCTTGTATGTAGGTACTATAGAGCCTCGAAAAAATACAGAAATTTTGCTTAAAGTATGTAAAGAGATTTATAATAAAACAGGTATGCCAACTGTTTTAGCAGGAAAAATAGGTTGGAAAAGTAATGAGATTATTCAATGTATTAAAGAATATTCTAAGGTTGGATGCCTCAGATATTTAGAGTATGTAAGTGATATAGAAAAAAACCTACTTATGAGAAACTGTTTTATTTTCGTATTTCCTTCTTTTTATGAAGGATTTGGACTTCCAGTAGTTGAAGCACTTAAAAATGGAGCACTTGTACTTGTGTCTGATACATCTTCTTTAAAGGAACTAATAACCATAGATGAACTTAAGTTTGATCCATTAGATTGCAAGCAACTAAGTGATAAGATAATAAATTTTTATGTTGACAGCGAGGCTTATAAGAAATATAGAAAAAAATGCAATGAGTTATCTTCAAAATTTGAGAACAATCATGTAATAGAGAAATATGTTAAATTATTCTATAATTTAAAGGATGGTGCAAAATAG
- a CDS encoding MBL fold metallo-hydrolase, producing the protein MKITYLAHASFLIETKTGVKILTDPYDNSVGYTVFELSPDIVLTSHKHFDHGYTGALKGDFTLVDKPEEYNVKGVKIRGIKTFHDQEAGQKRGENIVFVIEDEFSVAHLGDLGHELEKEHLEKIGKVDILLIPVGGVYTIDAKAAYNVAKAINPKIIIPMHYKTEKLKFDLGKLEGFTKLFDNVEYANSFELEIKELPEAQKVIVLSHKG; encoded by the coding sequence ATGAAGATAACATACCTTGCACATGCAAGCTTTTTGATAGAGACAAAAACAGGGGTAAAGATTTTAACAGACCCTTACGATAACTCTGTTGGCTACACAGTGTTTGAATTATCACCTGATATTGTTTTGACCTCTCATAAACACTTTGACCACGGCTATACTGGCGCATTAAAGGGTGATTTTACTCTTGTGGACAAGCCTGAGGAGTACAATGTCAAAGGAGTAAAGATAAGAGGTATAAAGACGTTTCATGACCAGGAAGCTGGGCAGAAAAGAGGGGAGAATATTGTATTTGTCATAGAGGATGAGTTTTCTGTAGCACATTTGGGTGATTTGGGTCATGAGCTTGAAAAAGAGCATCTTGAGAAGATTGGCAAGGTAGATATCCTTCTCATCCCTGTTGGTGGAGTGTATACAATTGATGCAAAAGCAGCTTACAACGTTGCAAAGGCTATAAATCCAAAGATTATAATTCCTATGCACTATAAAACAGAAAAGCTGAAATTTGATTTGGGCAAGCTGGAGGGATTTACAAAGCTTTTTGACAATGTAGAATATGCAAACTCTTTTGAGCTTGAGATAAAAGAACTTCCTGAGGCTCAAAAGGTCATTGTACTTTCGCACAAAGGTTAA